From the Kallotenue papyrolyticum genome, the window TCGTTGTTGTCGGTGTAGTAGCGCCGCCGCACACCGCGCGCTTCGAAGCCGTACTTCAAGTACAGGTTTTGCGCCACCTGGTTCGATACGCGCACTTCTAGGGTCATAAACGACGCGCCGCACTCGAGCGCCAGGTCGATCAATCCGTTCAAGAGGAGCTCGCCCACCCCGCGTCCGCGCACCTCCGGCGCGCTGGCAATGGTGGTGATGTGCGCCTCATCGACGCTAAGCCAGATCCCGCCATAGCCTACCACCGGGTACGGGCTGGCCGGTGCGGTCGTGGCATGGCGGAAGGGGAGCAGCGTGTTCAGCCAGGTGCGGCGCGCGGCTTGGGGATAGGTATCTAGGGGAACGCGTGTGCGGCTGGCGCGGGCTACGATGTAGCGGGCATACTCCGGCGAGCGCAGTTCGCGTAGATAGGTGGCGGCCGACCATGGCGTGCTGAAACTCTGCCGTTCGATCTCCTGCACGCGCGGGATGTCACTCTCACGCATCGCTTCGATAAAGAAGTACACGCCGCGCTCCTTGGCTTCAGCCTTGCAACCCGCTGTGCCGGCGGCAAGCGCACCGCCGCCGGCGGGTATTCATATGCGCCGGATCGGCTGCCAGCACCCGACCGGCTGCCGCGCCGACCGGACCTGGGCAGGATCCGCGCCGGCGCCGCAACGCTGCCGGCCTACTCCTGTTCGGGCACGATCGTCACCCGGTCGACGACGATCTGTTTGTCGTAGCGTCCGTCGGCGAACGAGCCGATCTGGAAGGTGCCCTCGACTTCGACCAAGCCCCACACGTACTGGCCATTGGGATCGACGTGCAGTTGCGCCGAGAGCTCCGGCGGAAAGCCTTCCAGCCCCAGGCGGATGCCGCCGGGGGATGGTGCGATACCGTCGGGCGTATCGGGCACCTTTTCGCGTTCGACGCGCTCCACCAGCGAACCCTGCGTTGCCGGGCTCCAAAAGTAGTAGCCGCGCGTGACGACCCGTTGCCCCTGGTAGCGTTCGGGCTGGCGTGCCAGTTCAAAGATCGAGACCTTGCCCTCGCCCAGTGGCTCGTCCTTCACTGCCGAGACGATCCGCTCGATCTTCTGCAGTGCGCGTGCCTCGCGCACGTCGATGCGGTAGCGGTAGCTGGCGTCAGGGCCATAGCCGCCGTTGGCTTCGAACAGGCCGGTGACTTCGACGACGCCCCAGACCGAGTCGCTTGGTCGGTGCAGGTCGGCCGTGACCTCGGCCGGGAAGTTGTCCAGCCACACGGCGCCGGTGGACGGCTCGCCGACACGTTCCGTCGAGCGCCGACAGGTGCCGTCCGCCTGGCACTCCACGCTGGCATAGATCGGCTGTGCGTCGCGTACGCCATCGGCAGTGCTGACTCCCGGCAACAGGACGGCGATGTCCGGATCGCCGGGTTTCCACAGGTAAAACCCTTGGACGGTGACCTGCTGCCCGGCATAGTCCCGTGGCCGCTCGACCAGCGTGTACACCGTCATGGGGCTCTCGAATAAGCTGACGCCGCTAGCGCTGCTGCAGGCCGTCAGCAGCAGGCTGAGCAGGATCACGATCAAACGCTGTGCGCCGTGCGCGCAACGAAGCATTAACATTGCCTCCTCGTGTGCATCAGGCCAGATTATAGCAGACCGCTTCGCGCTGTGCCGGCCTTTGTGAAATTTGTTGACAAGTCTGGTGCTGCGTTCTATACTTTGTGATAATTTCACAAACTGGCTTGAAGCAGCATGGAGCGACGGTTGTGGACAAGCAGATGACGCCTCCCGATGTTGTCGTGCGGCGCCTTCCGCTCTACGCGCGCACACTGGCCTATCTCAAGCAGGAGGGCAAGCAATCCGTCTCCTCGCAGGAACTGGGGCAGCGCATCAACGTAACGGCGGCGCAGATTCGCAAGGATCTCTCATACTTCGGGCAGCTCGGCAAGCAGGGCATCGGCTACAACGTTGATGAGTTGCTGCAGCATATCAACCACATCCTGGGCCTGAGCCACGATTGGAATATCGTGCTGGTTGGGGTTGGGCATCTCGGCCAGGCGATCGCGCGCTATCCGGGCTTTTCGGAGAAGGGCATGCGCATTGTCGGGCTGTTCGATGCCGATCCGGCCAAAGTGGGCACCGAGTTTGCCGGCCTGCGCATCCGCCATGTTGATGAGATTGCGGAGGTGGCGCGCGAGTACGGCGTGCGCATGGCGATCGTCGCCGTCTCGGCCAGCCATGCGCAGGAAGTCGTCGATCGCCTGGTGCGCGCCGGCATCAAGGCCATTCTCAACTATGCACCGGTGGCAGTGCACGTGCCCCAGGGCGTCTGGGTGCGCCATATCGATCCGGTCGCGCTGCTGCACAGCATGACCTACTACCTGGCCCGTGATGCAGTGGCGCAGGCGCCTACGTCGTTGGGGGCACCGACGCTGGAGCATGCTGCGCCCGCAGATCGCGCAGCGTTGCATGCAGAAGCGTCGTCGCCTGCGACAGAATACCAGGCCCATCTGGATGATTGGAACGAATCCAGAACGCCACATCGAGCGTAAGGTTCTCGCCCGCGATGCCGGTGACGTGGACCGCCGGCGCGGGGTGTTGTTCAATGCCCGGTAGCTGGGCCAGCGCCGCCTGAAGACGGGGCTGCGCAATGTCGACCGCGACCTCCGCCGGCAGCGTCAGCGCGATGTGGTAGCGCCGCAGCGGGTAGCGCGTATAGTTGATGATCGGGCTGATGTATACATCGGCGTTGGGGACCAGCACCTCGGTGCCGTCGGTGGTGCGCAGCGTGGTAGCGCGCAGCGAGATATCGGTGACGGTGCCTTCGAAATCGCGCACGCGGATCTGATCCTCCAAGCGAAAGGGCCGCAGCAGCAGCAACAGCACGCCGGCGGCGAAGTTCTTGGTGATGTCCTGCAGCGCAAAGGCGATGATCAGCCCGGCAATGCCCAGGCTGGCAACGAAGCTGGCCAGCAACGGATACCACTGGAAGATCGAAACGATGATCAGCAGGGCGACGATCACCACCGCGATGCGCGCCATGCGTCCCAGCAGCCGGGCTAGCTCACGCTGACCGTCACGCCGTCCGACGATGCGCTCAACGGCAAGCTGAACGCGCTCATCGATCAGCAGCGCGATCGCCAACACGATCAGCGCCAGCAGAATCTCCGGGAGCTGGCCGATCAGCGTGGCTTGCAGGTCACGCCAACGTTCCAGGAGCGGTTGCACGACTCTTCCTCCACGTGGTGAACCAGGCGGAGTATAACACACCGCGTCGGCGCTGCCAGGGCCGGTCATGCTGGGCGGCGGCTGAAGGGTCGCTGTGCTGCATGACCGCAAGGGCGTTCCGCCGTCGTCGTCGAGGGTGTATGCTGGGCCAAACACGCTGTCGGAGCGTG encodes:
- the rimI gene encoding ribosomal protein S18-alanine N-acetyltransferase, with translation MYFFIEAMRESDIPRVQEIERQSFSTPWSAATYLRELRSPEYARYIVARASRTRVPLDTYPQAARRTWLNTLLPFRHATTAPASPYPVVGYGGIWLSVDEAHITTIASAPEVRGRGVGELLLNGLIDLALECGASFMTLEVRVSNQVAQNLYLKYGFEARGVRRRYYTDNNEDALIMWTGDLRSAEYQARLRQLRMALAERLKRQEQAEAEPQPAPPAPDAPSSPSTTQA
- a CDS encoding mechanosensitive ion channel family protein, with the protein product MQPLLERWRDLQATLIGQLPEILLALIVLAIALLIDERVQLAVERIVGRRDGQRELARLLGRMARIAVVIVALLIIVSIFQWYPLLASFVASLGIAGLIIAFALQDITKNFAAGVLLLLLRPFRLEDQIRVRDFEGTVTDISLRATTLRTTDGTEVLVPNADVYISPIINYTRYPLRRYHIALTLPAEVAVDIAQPRLQAALAQLPGIEQHPAPAVHVTGIAGENLTLDVAFWIRSNHPDGPGILSQATTLLHATLRDLRAQHAPASVPPTT